In Setaria italica strain Yugu1 chromosome I, Setaria_italica_v2.0, whole genome shotgun sequence, the genomic window GCGGTGACGGCACGGCCACGAGCATGCTAAAGAAAAAGTCCATGCAAGGCCGGCAGATTTAGGAGCCGACACGACACAcgtaaagaagaagagaaggcagGACAGGTGTCTAACGGTGTGAAAATGACACGGGTATCCCGTGTCCGCATGTGGACGTCACTGCACAGTGCCGGCCAGCGGCCAGCGAATATGAAGGCACACGTGTCCCGTCGTCTCTCATTGACGGTCGTGTTCACTTCCTTCCTACCCGGGCACTCCTCGCTGCCGGCGGCGCTCACACGGCAAGGGCTGCCGCGGACGCCTGACACCATCGTCAACGACGGCGGGGTTCACGGAAAAGCCGGTTTCCCCACTTGTGTGCATCGGAATGTAGGGTCCAGCCCATTCCCGAATTCATCATGATGGGGGAGCCCATATGCGTTCACGAGCTACCACACAAAGCCCAGAAATGGCTCAACAGTGGCCCATCTCTAGTTCTAGGCCTTCCTCACTTCCGCAAGCCCTTTATCATTCATTTTCTCTGCTCCCCcacccatgcggccatgcccCTAAAAAAGGTATGTTCTTGTCTACAGTTatcatttaatttttttgtAGGATGATATGCCATCgtatcttgtattttttttaaaaaaatcgcTTTATTTCTTTTATCTCTTGGTACTACAAACAATACCCGTGTCATAAGTTTAGACAGAATAATTCATGTGACTAGTGCACACAAAAAACAGCATTGTTAAATATTTTTAAGTTGTAAGAGGGTATGTTCTTGTCTACACTCATCATGCAGTTTTTTTCTAAGACACAAAAAGCTCACATCTACATACACACTCAACCCTATGAATATAGGGACTCATACCATATTCCTATGAGCATATCTAAAACAGCCTATCTTGCAATTGATGCACATAACTATCTAGGTCAACTtgtataatattttttatttgaccTAGAAAATTATTTTCTTGAGCAGAATATTCTTTTTCTTGAGGTTGAACATTCACAAAGCGGATGGATAGGCAAAATAGGATGTTGAGCAAACCTAATAAAATTAACAAAGCGATTATgagccaaaaagaaaacaaagactATGTAAAACAAACTGGATCCGAAGACCGAAAGAGggaaacacacacacaaacattTAACCGACTTACGcggaaagaaagagagaaatgcCGCCATCTCATCGTCGTCTTTTAGAAATTTCGTTTCATTGCACAGAAAAATGCCTCacctcaaaagaaaaataaacatattattcCTCAGCAAACTGGGAAGACTTCTCATCGTACCGTGACTTTAAATTCGTGCAAAATATATGTGCGCTCAGAATATTTTGGTAGACACCGGAGATCATAATGTTACGTCCCTGTTTCACATAGGTCCTATCTTATCTTACAATTAAAACCCTATATCTGAAGTTTGCAATGATGACGTAACAAACAACTGAAGAAACGAATCACCTTGAAAGATCTTTACCAACACAAATGTGAGGCCGTCCAAACAATACATTCACAACGATTCCCCCATCCCAGCCCAATTTTTAGCTAGGATGAGCAATTACATCACATACAAATTAAGAAGTAGTAACAAACAAAGCCAGCATATCGATCAGACTGCACAAATTTTTAAACTACTAACAGGTGTGTCTTTCCACACGATGAACTGCCCCTCCAAAAAAACCCAGCACAAGCTGGCGCGCGTCGCGCCGACCGACGATCACCTCCGCTATCGAATGGCAGCGCCCTCGCACGCGAGCAGCTCTTGCCTCGCCTGCAtcgaggcggcagcggcgatgtcGGCGCCGCCGGTTGTGGCCTTGATCTGCTGCTGGTGGAATAGTTGGCGTAGCCGCTCGATCTCCTTCTTCAGTGCCTCTTGATGAGCTGCATTACATCATATTAGCTTGAAACTTGTGTGTTGGAGACCAAATAAATTCTGTCTAAACTGAGCAGAAGGATCTGCTGATACCATCTTTGAAGATCTTGTCTTGGGCAAGCGCCGCAATTCTTTGCTTGAGATGGCTGTTACCGACGGTGAGCAATGATCGCTGGTGATCCAGGAAGGCCACGCGAGGGGACAGTGCTGACACCTCCATCTGCAGCAACGATGAATGATCAAACAAATGGATCTCAAAATGGCTCAAGCAAATAGTGAATACTACTTTAGCTGAATAGTAACCCATGGTAGAGTTGAATTAGCGAAACAGAGAACCACTGATTTTGGCAATATCTGAATCTAAGCATCAGATGGAGTAGTGTTCAATGTACTATGTCTGAGAGAGAAGTGGTCACCTGGAGACTGGTGACACTGCGTTCGAGCTCGGAGATGTACTGCAGCTTCCTAACTCGTGACCTCTGAGCTGACTGCCTGTTTGCCAATATCCTGAAACAAAATCACCCAAGGAACAAAGACTACGTATTTCAGTAAACAAGACTGACAAAATGTGTTTGTTCCTTCTTGAAAGAGTTAGTGCCAGAAATCCAGAATTTTCTTAAGAAGATTAATATGTGCAATGTTGTGTAGTTCAGGAATAATATGTCGACTATGTGGGTAAAAATGCAAATTTTAAGTGCCAGAAATTTTTAtagtttctctctttttttcccctttcattTGGTGAAAATCAGAGGTTCAAAGTTGACTTTAATTATTACTGCTCAAAAGTAATTATCGTTGGTAACTTCTAAATTCTAATTCGAAATTTTAGTCTACGGGATGAGCAACAAAGTGACAGAGTCACTACTGAGATCACAATCTACTGTTTTACCATGGTAGATTTGGAAGATGAAAAGAAGACTCTACTCAAAATGTACTGACACAATTTACCAGACTGCAAGTTGCAACTAACCTCTTGACCCTCTTGGGGTCAGcgacgccgtcggcggccgcccgcgcgctggccggcgacgaggccgccgccatTCCGTCCTCCGCGTCCCCCAAGTCCATCAGCTGCGCGTCCCCGGCcctctccgcgccgccgccgccgtcggagacGGCCGGCGCGTCGACGTCGGAGAACATGGACATGAGCTGCTCGTCGTCGAGGCGGTCGAAGTCGTCGCCGGCGATGACGTCGTCCATGGGCACGGCCTCGAGGAACGCGGCCGGGTCGCTGGCCGAGCGGCGGTGCGCGCCGCGCCTGGCCGCGGCGAACCCGAGGAACTCGCCCGCCGCCGACCAGTGGTCCTGCGCCGCGGCGCTCGGCGCCCTCGGTGGCAGCTGCGCCATCTCCCCCgagctcctcttcttcttcctcctggcaCCGCTTGGCTTTAGCTAGAGAGTGCCTAGTCTCCTCTCTCCTAGACTGTTGCTCAATGCTTTGCCGTGTTGAGACGTATAGTGTGTATGTATATGGTTATCGGTTGCAAGAGTAGGTGGAGGCATATATGCTGTGTATATATCGTGGCGTGTGAGGGCACATGCAGGGGTGATGGTGGGGGCACGTCACACTGGATTTGCATTTGCATTAGTGTGTGCATGCTACAAGCCGGTAGCCTTTAGAGTATAGATGGTCACATGGGCTAGCTAGGCCCGCTGGGCGGCCCGTAGCATGGCCCGTAGTGGATAGTGcctgggccgggccgggccggcacGATGCGCCATGCTGTGCCTAGGTTGCCTCCCCGACATGCTGGGCCAGCCCGAGCCCGGCACAGTTTTTGGGTCGGTCTGATACCCTAGCCACCTCCCTCCCCAGTAGTTGGATCAGCGGATTAGGTCGTCCCGACCGTTAGGGGAGGTGTATATAAACCGGCGTCGGCGCCTCTCTCGGCCAGAAATCCTAGCCTGGCTCATTCCTCTCTCCCGTCGGCCGTCGCTCTGGCTCCCTCGACTCTCTCTCGCCCTCTCATCTCCTCCCTCTACGGCGACGGGAAGCCGATGTCAGCCGCTACCCCGGCCAGAAACCCTAGCCTCCCGGCTCCCCCACCCACTCCTCTCTCCTGTCGCAGCCTCCCTCGACTCCTCGTCGCTctccgcctctctctctctcgtcctcTCGCACCtctctagatctagatgactaGATCCACTCTCCGGCCACTCTCATCATCTCCTTACTAGATCCATTGTTCGTCGACCTCGCTGGTCGCTCTGGTGCTCCGGAACCGTCAGTAAGAGCTCCGACCTCGCCGGTCGCTTTGGTGCTCCGGAACCGCCGCCGGTCGCGAAGCCGTTGAGGGACCAGAGCTCCGGTGAATCGATCGTTCATCAACCTCACTGGCCGTTCTGAGGCTCTGGATTCGCAAGTAAGCCATTGATCTTGATCTTGCCGTCCCTTTTCGCCGCTCTGCTTGATCTTGCCTTCTCTGCTTCTTGTCAAGTTGTCTTCTTCGTTGCTTGTCTAGTTGTTTTCTTCCCCTGCCCACTGCTCTCTCCTGTCGCCACCTCCCTCGACTCCCGTCGCTCGCtctccacctctctctctcgaCTCTCATCCTCTCGCACCTCTCTAGATTTAGATCACTAGATCCACTCTCCGGCCGCTCTCGTCATCTTCTTGCTAGATCCGTTGTTCATTGACCTTGTTGGTTGCTCTGGTGGTCCGGATTCGCTAGTAAGCCATCGATCTTGATCTTGCCGTCTCTTTTTGCCGCGCTGCTTGATCTTGCCTTCTCTGCTTCTCTCTTCTCTGCTTCTTGTCTAGTTGTCTTCTTCGCTACTTGACTACGTCTTGTCGTCTCTGTTTGCAGGGCAATCCATTGAGGGACCAAAGCACCGGTGATAGATGACAAGGAGGAGTTCCAGGGGCACACCTACAACAATGAGCTTCAGATGCTGGGCCAGCGTCTAGATGACGAGAGTGACATAGAGGCAGAGCGGGAAGAGGTCTTCGGTGGCAGTACTATCGAACCAATCGACGTCGCTGATGGCAGCGATGACGGTGCTGGattagcagcagcagctgctgctgatccAGACATTGTGAGCAGCGACACCAAGAGGAGTCGTTCCACCACCTCTGAATGCTGGAAGGACTTCGAAAAGATATTCAAGGACATCGATGGTAAGGGGGTAAGGGTCTCTTCCAAGTGCATTCATTGTGGCACTTTATACGCTGCTCGATCTTCTATTGGCATTGGCCATCTAAATCGACATGTTGAGAAATGCCTAGCGAGAAAGTCAAAGCTTTGTGTTTTCCAATATTTGATCCAGTTCAATTTGGACGGAAGTATCCATCACTGGGATTATAGTTCTAAGGTAGCTCGTACTCAGCTATGTCGAATGATTGCTAGACTTGATCTTCCTCTTAGCTTTGGTGAATTTGCTGCATTTGAAGAGTACATTAAgcttgctcataatcctagattcTCTACTATCTCTAGGCAAACGACCACTAGAGATTTCAGCAAGTACTTTAATGATTGTCGTGCTAAGCTATTGAATCATTAACTAGTGTTTCATATGTGCCTATCACTTCTGATATCTGGTCTGataatgctaaggaagattaccttagtgtggttgctcattacTTTGATTGGCAATTAGAGAAGAGGATAGTTGGTTTTAGGCTCATTGATGAATCATACAATGGCTAGAACATTGCTGATCGTGTGACTGCTGTGCTTGAGGAGTATGGTTTGATTTCAAATGTGTTTTCCGTTACTTTGGATAATGCCTATGCTAATACCAATGCTAATGAGAAACTGAGTCCTAAATTGTCTGCTTATGTTGGTAAAGTATTCTTGCATCAGCATTGTGCTTGTCATATCATTAATCTTATGGTTAAATCCGCCTTGCATTAGATTAAGCAATATCTTGAAGTATTTAGAGCTGCAATTTCTTTCAACAATTCTTCTAACCAGCGCATTGCTGCATTTAAGATATTCTGCCTTGCTATGAATGTTCATCCTAGAaagtttggtttggacatggatgtCAGGTGGAACTCCACATACCTCATTCTTAAGCATCTGATCCCTTACAGGTAGACATTTAATGTTTTTATTGAGACTAACTATCCCGGGGTGAAAAAGATCATTTACTTTTGACAGAAGATCACTGGACTGTTGCGGAGAGTATATTATCATTCCTTGAACTGTTTTATGATTCTACTATTGCACTTTctggtgtttattatcctacATCTCCACTTATGTTGCATTAGCTTATTTTGATTGCTAAGCATCTGAAATATTATGAAAATGATGAATTGCTTAGGCATGTGGTTGTTCCTATGAAAGATTAATATCTTAAGTACTGGAGGGATATTTTAATGCTTTATTCTGTTGCATTCATCTTGGACCCTAGAGCTAAattgaaaggttttcaaaatATGCTCAGGTTGTTATCTAGTCTTACTGGTACTAATTATTCTACTTACTTCACTAATGTAAGAGTTGAACTTTCTACTGCATTTAAGCTGTATGAtgacaagtttggtgcagttaAATTACAAAGGTCTCCACCGCCATCCAGTTCTGATAAGAAAAATAATACTTGGGATGACATGTTTTCAAGTGGTGGTGATGCTGATGTATCTGCTTTTGGACTTGGTGATGTCCCTGGTACTTCtttctccacccctcctcccgctttgcctccCACTTTGTCTAGAAGATCATTTGCAAGTGCTTTGAGCAAGCACTAGTGCAACTAGTATGGATATTGGCTCTGAACTCTCTATCTACTTGGATAGTGACACTGTCACCCATTTTGATGATAGATTCAACATCTTGaattggtggcatgagcataaacGAACTTATCCAATTCTGTCAATCTTAGCTAAAGATGTTCTAACTGTGTCTGTCTCTACAGTATCATCAGAGTCTTCTTTTAGTACATCTGACAGGATCATCGAGGAGAGGCGACATCGATTGAGCTCTGAGATGGTGGAGATGATCTCTTGCATCAAGGACtgggaggctgcagaagcaagAATTCAGAACCTGGTGGAGGATAAGGAACTTGAAGATAGTTTTACTAATTTGTATCTAGATGTTCCCGGTGATTCAGATGTGTAACTCAAACTTGGCCTGTACTAACTTTGAACTACTTTAATGTTTATTTGATTGAGCTAGGCTGCAC contains:
- the LOC101782719 gene encoding basic leucine zipper 19: MAQLPPRAPSAAAQDHWSAAGEFLGFAAARRGAHRRSASDPAAFLEAVPMDDVIAGDDFDRLDDEQLMSMFSDVDAPAVSDGGGGAERAGDAQLMDLGDAEDGMAAASSPASARAAADGVADPKRVKRILANRQSAQRSRVRKLQYISELERSVTSLQMEVSALSPRVAFLDHQRSLLTVGNSHLKQRIAALAQDKIFKDAHQEALKKEIERLRQLFHQQQIKATTGGADIAAAASMQARQELLACEGAAIR